A genome region from Hippopotamus amphibius kiboko isolate mHipAmp2 chromosome 1, mHipAmp2.hap2, whole genome shotgun sequence includes the following:
- the RIOK2 gene encoding serine/threonine-protein kinase RIO2 — protein MGKVNVAKLRYMSRDDFRVLTAVEMGMKNHEIVPCSLVASIASLKHGGCNKVLRELVKHKLIAWERTKTVQGYRLTNAGYDYLALKTLSSRQVVESVGNQMGVGKESDIYIVANEEGQQFALKLHRLGRTSFRNLKNKRDYHKHRHNMSWLYLSRLSAMKEFAYMKALYERKFPVPKPIDYNRHAVVMELINGYPLCQIHHVEDPASVYDEAMELIVKLANHGLIHGDFNEFNLILDKNDHITMIDFPQMVSTSHPNAEWYFDRDVKCIRDFFMKRFSYESELFPTFSDIRREDSLDVEVSASGYTKEMQADDELLHPVGPDDKSIEIEEGSEFSFSDEEMSEKAKDCRSENESGRNSVGESVDCCCRSSGDLEQIKESLSEDSAVAHSFEMTEFNQALEEIKGQVVKNNSVTEFSGETSRTEHDTKQDNKTGQAGILMNSEKYEDECPHLIALSSLNKEFRPFRDEENMEDTNQHRTRTLSVTSVGSVLSCSTIPPELVKQKVKRQLTKQQKSAVRRRLQKGEANIFTKQRRENMQNIKSSLEAASFWGE, from the exons GTTGAAATGGGCATGAAGAACCATGAGATCGTTCCCTGCAGTTTGGTTGCTTCTATAGCCAGCCTTAAACATGGTGGTTGTAATAAAGTTTTAAGAGAACTAGTAAAACACAAACTCATAGCTTGGGAGCGAACCAAAA CTGTCCAGGGCTATCGGTTGACAAATGCAGGCTATGATTACCTAGCTTTGAAAACACTTTCTTCTAGACAGGTGGTTGAGTCTGTTGGAAACCAGATGGGTGTTGGCAAAGAATCTG ATATTTACATTGTTGCAAATGAAGAAGGGCAGCAATTTGCATTAAAGCTTCACAGACTGGGAAGAACCTCATTTCGAAATCTGAAAAACAAGCGTGATTATCATAAACACAGGCATAACATGTCTTGGCTTTATTTATCTCGTCTCTCTGCCATGAAAGAATTTGCTTATATGAag GCATTGTATGAAAGGAAATTTCCAGTTCCAAAGCCAATTGATTATAATCGCCATGCAGTGGTCATGGAACTTATAAATGGCTATCCTCT aTGTCAGATACACCATGTTGAAGATCCTGCATCAGTATATGATGAAGCTATGGAACTAATTGTTAAACTTGCAAATCATGGACTGATTCATGGAGATTTCAATGAATTCAATCTCATTTTGGATAAAAATGACCATATCACCATGATCGATTTTCCACAAATGGTTTCAACTTCTCATCCCAATGCTGAATG GTATTTTGACAGAGATGTTAAATGCATTAGAGATTTCTTCATGAAACGTTTCAGCTATGAAAGTGAGCTTTTCCCAACCTTCAGTGACATCAG GAGGGAGGACTCTCTTGATGTAGAGGTTTCTGCTAGCGGCTACACAAAGGAAATGCAGGCAGATGATGAACTACTTCATCCAGTAGGTCCAGATGATAAAAGTATTGAAATAGAGGAGGGATCTGAATTCTCATTTTCTGATGAAGAGATGTCAGAAAAAGCAAAGGATTGTAGATCAGAAAATGAAAGTGGACGAAACTCTGTAGGTGAATCAGTTGACTGCTGTTGCCGATCATCTGGAGACcttgaacaaataaaagaaagtttATCAGAGGACAGTGCTGTTGCACACAGTTTTGAAATGACTGAATTTAATCAagctttagaagaaataaaaggacaagTTGTTAAAAACAATTCTGTCACGGAGTTTTCTGGGGAGACTAGCAGAACTGAACATGACACCAAACAAGATAATAAGACAGGTCAAGCTGGAATCCTCATGAACTCTGAGAAGTATGAAGATGAGTGCCCTCATCTGATTGCCTTGTCATCATTAAACAAAGAATTCAGGCCTTTCAG agatgaagaaaatatggaaGATACTAATCAACATAGAACAAGAACTCTGAGTGTTACTTCTGTAGGCAGTGTTTTAAGCTGTTCAACAATTCCTCCG GAATTGGTGAAACAGAAGGTGAAACGTCAGTTGACAAAACAGCAGAAGTCAGCTGTGAGACGACGATTGCAGAAAGGAGAAGCAAATATATTTACCAAGCAACGGAgagaaaacatgcaaaatattAAATCAAGTTTGGAAGCAGCTAGCTTTTGGGGAGAGTAA